One Rhinoderma darwinii isolate aRhiDar2 chromosome 6, aRhiDar2.hap1, whole genome shotgun sequence DNA window includes the following coding sequences:
- the LOC142656053 gene encoding uncharacterized protein LOC142656053, which translates to MDRFRIRCTAENSPNARSNEDEERDGSSGYVHDLNRLMKDAARLVQTASESQKTAELAHHYMGEALRRTSEVLDGSRMLFQASCRFGNHLLNQKDQTGYRALLQRHPELRTSYGTLLGAINNTEDVLSHVKIQRDEIHPSGQFLSENGDEAARSLSVNEKKSHHKQLETVRNEEQMGGAFLTQRRRSPRHSPSSCVDGLSPLLSEEELNTIQPIAQSPRSKGSSRFTNKIVHRLQEGSDSDADGTDSPSP; encoded by the exons ATGGACCGCTTTAGAATCCGCTGCACAGCCGAAAATAGTCCAAACGCGAGAAGTAACGAAGACGAGGAGCGAGACGGGAGCTCCGGATATGTTCACGATCTGAACCGACTCATGAAGGACGCGGCTCGTCTTGTCCAAACCGCCAGCGAGTCTCAGAAGACCGCAGAG CTGGCACATCACTACATGGGGGAAGCTCTCCGCCGGACCTCGGAGGTGCTGGACGGCTCCCGCATGCTTTTCCAGGCCTCATGTCGGTTTGGGAATCACCTGCTGAACCAGAAAGACCAGACCGGATACAGAGCGCTTCTGCAGCGTCACCCGGAGCTCCGCACCAGCTACGGGACGTTACTGGGGGCCATCAATAATACAGAGGATG TTCTCTCACATGTGAAGATACAGAGAGATGAGATCCATCCCAGTGGGCAGTTTCTGAGTGAGAAT GGAGATGAAGCGGCCAGAAGCCTCAGTGTGAATGAGAAGAAGTCACATCACAAGCAG CTGGAGACGGTGCGTAACGAGGAGCAGATGGGTGGAGCATTCCTGACACAGCGGCGTCGTTCACCGCGCCATTCCCCATCCTCCTGTGTCGACGGCCTCTCTCCTTTACTGTCTGAGGAGGAGCTCAACACCATCCAG CCCATCGCTCAGTCTCCAAGAAGCAAAGGTTCCAGTCGTTTCACCAATAAGATCGTTCATCGGTTGCAGGAAGGTTCAGACAGCGACGCGGACGGGACAGACAGTCCTTCACCCTGA
- the TAOK2 gene encoding serine/threonine-protein kinase TAO2 isoform X2, producing MPSNARAGSLKDPEVAELFFKDDPEKLFADLREIGHGSFGAVYFARDIRNNEVVAIKKMSYSGKQSNEKWQDIIKEVKFLQKLRHPNTIEYKGCYLREHTAWLVMEYCLGSASDLLEVHKKPLQEVEIAAITHGALQGLAYLHTHNMIHRDVKAGNILLTEPGLVKLGDFGSASIVAPANSFVGTPYWMAPEVILAMDEGQYDGKVDVWSLGITSIELAERKPPLFNMNAMSALYHIAQNESPVLQSNHWSEYFRNFVDSCLQKIPQDRPSSDVLLKHRFLQRERPQTVIMELIQRTKDAVRELDNLQYRKMKKILFQDTQNGPNTETTEEEEESEQFLHCTGTITSMESSQSVPSMSISASSQSSSVNSLADASDDSGEMAMMQEGEHTVTSNSSVIHRLPTHDNIYDDPYQPEMEAQQSSSAARRRAYCRNRDHFATIRTASLVTRQIQEHEQDSALREQMSGYKRMRRQHQKQLMALENKLKSELDEHQQRLDKELEAHRSNFSAETDKLGKKHQAIFEKEGKAALTEEKKFQQHILGQQKKELTNLLESQKRQYKIRKEQLKEELQENQSTPKREKQEWLLRQKESMQHYQAEEEANLLRRQRQYFELQCRQYKRKMLLARHNLDQDLLREELNKKQTQRDLECAMLLRQHECTQELEFRHLQLLQHTRSELIRLQHQTELGNQLEYNKRREQELRQKHAAEVRQQPKSLKSKELQIKRQFQDTCKIQTRQYKALRNHLLETTPKSEHKSILKRLKDEQTRKLAILAEQYDHSINEMLSTQALRLDETQESEYQELRIQLQKELELLNAYQSKIKIHTEAQHEREIKELEQRVSIRRALLEQRIEEEMLALQSERSERIRSLLERQAREIEAFDSESMRLGFSNMALTGIPAEAFNQGYPAPPPGWPSRPVPRSGSHWSHGVQNTGAPQLWRQPTLLAPPSSAWGLHPPGSSSVMPSSSSSSSSSASPSSSSGRAGLLLLRNSPQPMRRGAPGGPSEAGLSRSTSVTSQLSNGSHLSYS from the exons ATGCCGTCCAACGCCCGGGCTGGCAGCCTGAAAGACCCGGAGGTGGCTGAGCTTTTCTTCAAGGATGACCCGGAAAAACTCTTTGCTGACCTGCGGGAGATCGGGCATGGCAGCTTTGGCGCTGTCTATTTT GCCCGCGACATCCGTAATAATGAGGTCGTCGCCATTAAGAAGATGTCTTATAGTGGCAAGCAGTCTAATGAG AAATGGCAGGACATCATAAAAGAAGTAAAATTCCTCCAAAAGCTGCGACATCCCAACACTATCGAATATAAAGGATGTTACCTGCGGGAGCACACAGCCTGG CTGGTGATGGAGTACTGCCTGGGATCCGCTTCCGACCTCCTGGAGG TACATAAGAAACCCCTCCAGGAGGTGGAGATTGCTGCTATTACCCATGGTGCACTCCAAGGACTGGCCTACCTCCATACTCACAACATGATCCATAG AGATGTGAAGGCTGGAAATATCCTCCTGACAGAGCCCGGGCTGGTGAAGTTGGGGGATTTTGGCTCTGCTTCCATAGTGGCTCCAGCTAATTCCTTTGTGGGAACTCCGTACTG GATGGCTCCGGAGGTGATTCTGGCCATGGACGAGGGGCAGTATGATGGAAAGGTGGACGTGTGGTCCCTTGGGATCACAAGCATTGAGTTAG CTGAGAGGAAACCCCCGCTGTTTAATATGAATGCTATGAGTGCCTTATACCACATAGCTCAGAATGAGTCTCCTGTCCTGCAGTCCAATCACTG GTCTGAATATTTCCGGAATTTTGTGGATTCGTGTCTTCAGAAGATTCCCCAGGACAGACCAAGTTCTGACGTTCTGCTTAAG CACCGATTCTTGCAAAGGGAAAGGCCACAAACCGTAATCATGGAACTGATCCAGCGCACAAAAGATGCAGTGAGGGAGCTCGACAACCTGCAATACCGCAAGATGAAGAAGATCCTATTCCAGGACACCCAGAATGGGCCTAACACAGAgaccactgaggaggaggag GAGTCGGAGCAGTTTCTCCACTGCACAGGAACAATAACCAGCATGGAGAGCAGCCAGTCCGTGCCCAGCATGTCCATCAGTGCCAGCAGTCAAAGCAGCTCGGTGAACAGCCTGGCCGACGCCTCCGATGACAGCGGCGAGATGGCCATGATGCAGGAGGGCGAGCACACGGTGACCTCCAACAGCTCCGTCATCCACCGGCTGCCG ACTCACGACAACATATACGATGATCCGTACCAGCCGGAGATGGAGGCTCAGCAGTCGTCCTCAGCCGCTCGGAGACGGGCATATTGCCGCAACAGGGACCACTTTGCCACTATCCGCACGGCCTCGCTG GTGACGCGGCAGATCCAGGAACATGAGCAGGACTCGGCACTACGGGAACAGATGTCTGGGTACAAGCGCATGCGCCGGCAGCACCAGAAGCAGCTCATGGCCCTGGAGAACAAGCTGAAATCCGAGCTGGACGAGCACCAGCAGCGTCTGGATAAGGAGCTTGAAGCGCACAGGAGCAACTTTTCTGCCGAGACTGATAAGCTGGGCAAGAAGCACCAGGCCATCTTTGAGAAGGAG GGTAAGGCTGCCCTAACGGAAGAGAAGAAGTTTCAGCAGCATATCTTGGGCCAGCAGAAGAAGGAGCTGACAAACCTGCTGGAGAGCCAGAAACGGCAGTACAAGATCCGCAAGGAGCAGCTAAAGGAG GAGCTGCAGGAAAACCAGAGCACCCCGAAGCGTGAGAAGCAGGAATGGCTGCTCCGCCAGAAGGAGAGTATGCAGCACTACCAGGCCGAGGAAGAGGCCAATCTGTTACGTCGGCAGCGCCAATACTTTGAGCTCCAGTGTCGGCAATACAAGCGCAAGATGCTTCTGGCACGGCACAACCTGGATCAGGACCTTCTGAGAGAG GAGCTGAACAAGAAGCAAACCCAGCGGGACTTGGAATGTGCGATGCTTCTGCGGCAGCACGAGTGCACCCAAGAGCTGGAGTTTCGGCACCTGCAGCTGCTGCAGCACACCCGCAGCGAGCTCATCCGCCTGCAGCATCAGACCGAGCTGGGCAACCAGCTGGAGTACAACAAGCGTCGAGAGCAGGAACTACGGCAGAAACACGCCGCTGAAGTCCGGCAGCAGCCCAAGAGCCTCAAA TCAAAGGAGCTGCAGATAAAGCGTCAGTTCCAAGACACGTGCAAGATCCAGACGCGGCAGTACAAGGCGCTGCGCAACCATCTCCTGGAGACCACGCCCAAGAGCGAGCACAAGAGCATCCTGAAGAGACTGAAGGACGAGCAGACCCGCAAGCTGGCCATCCTGGCGGAGCAGTACGACCACAGCATCAACGAGATGCTCTCCACCCAAGCC TTACGGCTGGACGAGACCCAGGAGTCGGAATACCAGGAGCTGCGGATTCAGCTGCAGAAAGAACTGGAACTGCTGAACGCCTATCAGAGCAAAATCAAGATCCACACGGAGGCGCAGCACGAGCGCGAGATCAAAGAACTGGAGCAACGGGTTTCTATCCGCCGGGCACTGCTGGAGCAGAGG ATAGAGGAGGAGATGCTGGCCCTGCAGAGTGAACGCTCGGAGCGGATCCGCAGCCTCCTGGAACGCCAGGCCAGGGAGATCGAAGCCTTCGACTCAGAGAGCATGCGATTAGGATTCAGTAACATGGCGCTGACGGGAATTCCTGCCGAGGCGTTTAATCAGGGCTACCCAGCGCCACCTCCTGGCTGGCCCTCCCGTCCCGTGCCCCGCAGCGGCTCACACTGGAGTCACGGTGTGCAGAATACTGGGGCACCTCAACTATGGCGCCAACCGACACTACTAGCCCCTCCCTCTTCTGCTTGGGGTCTGCACCCGCCAGGTTCCTCCTCGGTCAtgccttcttcctcctcctcttcttcctcctcagcCTCACCATCATCCTCCAGCGGCCGGGCCGGCCTCCTCCTATTGCGTAACAGCCCCCAACCCATGAGGAGAGGGGCGCCCGGAGGACCGTCAGAGGCGGGGCTGAGCCGAAGCACCAGTGTCACCTCTCAGCTCTCTAATGGCTCCCACCTATCCTACTCCTGA
- the TAOK2 gene encoding serine/threonine-protein kinase TAO2 isoform X1 encodes MPSNARAGSLKDPEVAELFFKDDPEKLFADLREIGHGSFGAVYFARDIRNNEVVAIKKMSYSGKQSNEKWQDIIKEVKFLQKLRHPNTIEYKGCYLREHTAWLVMEYCLGSASDLLEVHKKPLQEVEIAAITHGALQGLAYLHTHNMIHRDVKAGNILLTEPGLVKLGDFGSASIVAPANSFVGTPYWMAPEVILAMDEGQYDGKVDVWSLGITSIELAERKPPLFNMNAMSALYHIAQNESPVLQSNHWSEYFRNFVDSCLQKIPQDRPSSDVLLKHRFLQRERPQTVIMELIQRTKDAVRELDNLQYRKMKKILFQDTQNGPNTETTEEEEESEQFLHCTGTITSMESSQSVPSMSISASSQSSSVNSLADASDDSGEMAMMQEGEHTVTSNSSVIHRLPTHDNIYDDPYQPEMEAQQSSSAARRRAYCRNRDHFATIRTASLVTRQIQEHEQDSALREQMSGYKRMRRQHQKQLMALENKLKSELDEHQQRLDKELEAHRSNFSAETDKLGKKHQAIFEKEGKAALTEEKKFQQHILGQQKKELTNLLESQKRQYKIRKEQLKEELQENQSTPKREKQEWLLRQKESMQHYQAEEEANLLRRQRQYFELQCRQYKRKMLLARHNLDQDLLREELNKKQTQRDLECAMLLRQHECTQELEFRHLQLLQHTRSELIRLQHQTELGNQLEYNKRREQELRQKHAAEVRQQPKSLKVRPGEEEEEEEGAEGGTFSLCSSEDEEASDLGVTVERSAADGCLDQDAPYFELSSAWVPEPEVPLRPAASPVSSSLPSHALCGALTLLAASRPVCPWSLLPLLLALLTLWRSGPLLDSVLVALETLGASLLCGYILLCWVFTLSSATFMLLAQSWGALAALAMSYRLRLYYVPVLAISVGVFTSPGVFLSIFLAAGSLGRPAGQWLKGWPKRARKLWLRALLRLPKPLFRVLQRCGAAGEGGLFYLFPKTYKGGYRSRIPVLATGNGSNKPSWWQMLKRAPSQIAKTLNSGLTRGVRRLCTVLPPVALLYLTKMRLLREEKPSRIPRLMSREQRRRGREAAQRREQQGLLMGRAVGRAGTAKRTNPVVPWR; translated from the exons ATGCCGTCCAACGCCCGGGCTGGCAGCCTGAAAGACCCGGAGGTGGCTGAGCTTTTCTTCAAGGATGACCCGGAAAAACTCTTTGCTGACCTGCGGGAGATCGGGCATGGCAGCTTTGGCGCTGTCTATTTT GCCCGCGACATCCGTAATAATGAGGTCGTCGCCATTAAGAAGATGTCTTATAGTGGCAAGCAGTCTAATGAG AAATGGCAGGACATCATAAAAGAAGTAAAATTCCTCCAAAAGCTGCGACATCCCAACACTATCGAATATAAAGGATGTTACCTGCGGGAGCACACAGCCTGG CTGGTGATGGAGTACTGCCTGGGATCCGCTTCCGACCTCCTGGAGG TACATAAGAAACCCCTCCAGGAGGTGGAGATTGCTGCTATTACCCATGGTGCACTCCAAGGACTGGCCTACCTCCATACTCACAACATGATCCATAG AGATGTGAAGGCTGGAAATATCCTCCTGACAGAGCCCGGGCTGGTGAAGTTGGGGGATTTTGGCTCTGCTTCCATAGTGGCTCCAGCTAATTCCTTTGTGGGAACTCCGTACTG GATGGCTCCGGAGGTGATTCTGGCCATGGACGAGGGGCAGTATGATGGAAAGGTGGACGTGTGGTCCCTTGGGATCACAAGCATTGAGTTAG CTGAGAGGAAACCCCCGCTGTTTAATATGAATGCTATGAGTGCCTTATACCACATAGCTCAGAATGAGTCTCCTGTCCTGCAGTCCAATCACTG GTCTGAATATTTCCGGAATTTTGTGGATTCGTGTCTTCAGAAGATTCCCCAGGACAGACCAAGTTCTGACGTTCTGCTTAAG CACCGATTCTTGCAAAGGGAAAGGCCACAAACCGTAATCATGGAACTGATCCAGCGCACAAAAGATGCAGTGAGGGAGCTCGACAACCTGCAATACCGCAAGATGAAGAAGATCCTATTCCAGGACACCCAGAATGGGCCTAACACAGAgaccactgaggaggaggag GAGTCGGAGCAGTTTCTCCACTGCACAGGAACAATAACCAGCATGGAGAGCAGCCAGTCCGTGCCCAGCATGTCCATCAGTGCCAGCAGTCAAAGCAGCTCGGTGAACAGCCTGGCCGACGCCTCCGATGACAGCGGCGAGATGGCCATGATGCAGGAGGGCGAGCACACGGTGACCTCCAACAGCTCCGTCATCCACCGGCTGCCG ACTCACGACAACATATACGATGATCCGTACCAGCCGGAGATGGAGGCTCAGCAGTCGTCCTCAGCCGCTCGGAGACGGGCATATTGCCGCAACAGGGACCACTTTGCCACTATCCGCACGGCCTCGCTG GTGACGCGGCAGATCCAGGAACATGAGCAGGACTCGGCACTACGGGAACAGATGTCTGGGTACAAGCGCATGCGCCGGCAGCACCAGAAGCAGCTCATGGCCCTGGAGAACAAGCTGAAATCCGAGCTGGACGAGCACCAGCAGCGTCTGGATAAGGAGCTTGAAGCGCACAGGAGCAACTTTTCTGCCGAGACTGATAAGCTGGGCAAGAAGCACCAGGCCATCTTTGAGAAGGAG GGTAAGGCTGCCCTAACGGAAGAGAAGAAGTTTCAGCAGCATATCTTGGGCCAGCAGAAGAAGGAGCTGACAAACCTGCTGGAGAGCCAGAAACGGCAGTACAAGATCCGCAAGGAGCAGCTAAAGGAG GAGCTGCAGGAAAACCAGAGCACCCCGAAGCGTGAGAAGCAGGAATGGCTGCTCCGCCAGAAGGAGAGTATGCAGCACTACCAGGCCGAGGAAGAGGCCAATCTGTTACGTCGGCAGCGCCAATACTTTGAGCTCCAGTGTCGGCAATACAAGCGCAAGATGCTTCTGGCACGGCACAACCTGGATCAGGACCTTCTGAGAGAG GAGCTGAACAAGAAGCAAACCCAGCGGGACTTGGAATGTGCGATGCTTCTGCGGCAGCACGAGTGCACCCAAGAGCTGGAGTTTCGGCACCTGCAGCTGCTGCAGCACACCCGCAGCGAGCTCATCCGCCTGCAGCATCAGACCGAGCTGGGCAACCAGCTGGAGTACAACAAGCGTCGAGAGCAGGAACTACGGCAGAAACACGCCGCTGAAGTCCGGCAGCAGCCCAAGAGCCTCAAAGTAAGgcctggggaggaggaggaggaggaggagggggcagaGGGAGGCACTTTCAGCCTCTGCAGCTCTGAGGATGAGGAGGCCTCAGATTTAGGGGTAACTGTAGAGCGCAGTGCGGCCGACGGCTGTCTAGACCAGGATGCTCCTTACTTTGAGCTCTCTTCTGCCTGGGTGCCGGAGCCGGAGGTTCCTCTCCGTCCAGCAGCTTCACCGGTTTCCTCCTCACTGCCCAGTCATGCCCTCTGCGGTGCACTGACTCTCCTGGCAGCCTCCCGACCCGTCTGTCCCTGGTCACTGCTGCCCCTGCTGCTGGCCCTCCTTACCCTATGGAGATCGGGACCTCTTCTAGATTCTGTGCTGGTGGCCCTAGAGACCCTTGGAGCGAGTCTCCTCTGCGGTTACATTCTGCTGTGCTGGGTCTTCACTCTCAGCTCCGCCACCTTCATGTTGCTGGCTCAGAGCTGGGGGGCATTGGCTGCGCTGGCAATGAGTTATAGACTTCGGTTGTATTACGTGCCGGTTCTAGCCATATCCGTGGGAGTTTTCACATCACCGGGGGTTTTCCTCTCCATCTTTCTGGCCGCTGGTTCCTTGGGTAGGCCCGCTGGCCAGTGGCTTAAAGGTTGGCCGAAAAGAGCTCGCAAGCTGTGGCTCCGGGCATTACTACGCCTGCCTAAGCCTCTATTCAGGGTTCTCCAGCGCTGCGGGGCTGCGGGGGAGGGCGGACTATTCTACCTCTTCCCAAAAACGTACAAAGGCGGTTACCGGAGCCGGATACCCGTGCTTGCTACAGGGAACGGCAGCAACAAGCCCTCGTGGTGGCAGATGCTTAAGAGGGCCCCTTCCCAGATAGCAAAGACACTAAATAGTGGCCTAACCCGGGGCGTCCGCCGGCTCTGCACAGTCCTCCCCCCTGTGGCTCTTCTGTACTTGACCAAAATGAGGCTCTTAAGGGAGGAAAAACCCAGCCGGATTCCGAGATTGATGAGCCGAGAGCAGAGACGGAGGGGGAGGGAGGCTGCGCAGCGCAGGGAGCAGCAGGGACTCCTCATGGGGAGGGCGGTGGGAAGGGCCGGCACAGCCAAGCGAACAAACCCTGTAGTACCGTGGCGCTGA